Genomic window (Caldibacillus debilis DSM 16016):
CCGGAAACACTTTGTCTTTTACAATCCCCCGGTCGTCAACAAGATGATGAACATCCGGAAGAGCCTGATCGCGGAAAGCACCCGCATCGCCGGGGAACTGCTGAAAAACGGGATCCAGACGGTCATTTTCGCAAGAAGCCGGGTAATGGTGGAGCTCATTTTGACCCGCTTGCGGAAGATGATGGGCGACGGGGCCATGGGTCAAAGGATCAGCGGCTACCGGGGAGGATACCTGCCTTCCGAACGGCGACGGATTGAAAAGGGATTGCGGAGCGGCGACATCATCGGGGTGGTGAGCACGAACGCCCTCGAGCTCGGCGTCGATATCGGCCAATTGAAGGCGAGCGTGTTGACCGGATTTCCCGGCACGATTGCCAGCGCCTGGCAGCAGGCGGGACGGGCCGGACGGAGGGACGGGGAGGCCTTCATCCTCTTCGTTGCCGGTTCCTCTCCCTTGGACCAATACATCGTCCGGCATCCCGAATACTTTTTCGGGAAATCTCCGGAAACCGCCCGGATCAATCCGGACAACCTGATTATTTTGGCCGATCATATCAAATGCGCCGCCTATGAGCTACCCTTCCGGAAAGGGGAGGCTTTCGGCGGGGCGGAAGTGGAAGATCTTCTCGATTATTTGGCGGAAAAGAAAGTCCTCTATCCGAACGGGGACAAGTTTTACTGGATGGGGGATTCCTTTCCGGCCCACAACATCAGCCTCCGTTCCGCTACCCAGGAAAACGTGGTCATCATCGAACGGATGGAAGGCAATCGGACGAGGGTGATCGGGGAGATGGACACCTTCAGCGCCTTGACTCTCCTCCATGAAGAGGCCATCTATTTTCATCAGGGCAACCAGTATCAGGTGGAGGAGCTGGACTGGCCGGAAAAAAAGGCTTATGTCCGGGAGGTGCAGGTCAATTACTACACGGACGCCCATCTGGCAGTTCAGTTGAAGGTGCTGGAATCGGACCGGGAAAGGAAAATCCCGAACGCCTCCGTCTTCTTCGGCGACGTGAGCGTCCAGGCGATGGCCACGGTCTTCAAAAAGATCAAACTGGAAACGGGGGAAAATATCGGTTCGGGCCCGATCCATCTGCCCGAGCAGATCCTGCATACCCAATCGGCCTGGTTTTCCCTGGATGAACCGCTCACCAACCGGTTTGAGATCGAGCATATGGAAGAGGCGCTGGAGGGGATCAGCCATGCCCTCCGCCACATCGTCTCCGTGTTCATCATGTGCGATCCGCAGGACGTCCACGTCGTCCCCCAGGTCAAATCGACCTTCAACGGCAAACCGACCGTATTTTTCTATGACCACTATCCGGGAGGCGTCGGTTTGAGCGAACAAATCTACGACCAACTGGAAGAAATCATCGAGGCGGCCAAATCCCTCGTGGAAGGCTGCCCCTGTGAAAACGGCTGTCCTTCCTGCATCGGCGCCGGGTTTCAAAGCCCGAAAGGGAAGAGGGATTGCCTGCGGCTCTTCTCCGGTTTGCTCGGCGCCGGAAGCGGAACGGGGAAAGAAGGGACGGAACGTTGAGCTTGAAAAGGAAACTTTCCCTTTACGAATCCTATGTTGTCCGGAAAGAACATCCGCCGGATGCGGCGGAGGATGTTTCCGCCGGACAGGAAGGGAAAAACCGATCCGGTTCCGCCGCTCTCCCGGCGGAAGCCGCACCCGCCGGACCGAAACGGCGGGAGATCCCCTATATGCGGGAATGGGAGGCGGCGGGCGTCCGCCCCTACTTTTCCGGGGACGGCTATTGCCTGATTCGGGAGACCTCCTTTCCCCTGGATCGGCAAAGGGGCCGATACCGTTTCAGCGATTTTTTTGCCGCCATGGCGGCCTGGCAGGAGGTTTCCTTCGACCATCCCTTATCCGGCAAAGGATACCGGCCGGAGCAGCTCTTCTTTTTTGACATCGAGACAACCGGGCTGACGACGGGAGCCGGCAACACGATTTTTTTGCTCGGTTACGCCTTTTTTTCCGGGGACCGGCTCATCCTGCGCCAGCATTTTCTGCCCGAGCCGGGGCAGGAGATTCCCCTTTACGAAAGTTTTTTGAAAAGCGTCGATTACCGCCTGCTCGTCACGTATAACGGGAAGGCCTTCGACTGGCCGCAGGTGAAAACCCAGCACGCCCTGATCCGGGAGCACCTGCCCAAACTGCCCAAGTTCGGCCATTTCGACCTGTATCACGGTTCGAGAAGATTGTGGAAGCATCGGCTCGATTCCGTCCGGCTGACGGACGTGGAACGGGACGTCCTCGGGATCGAAAGGGAGGAGGACGTTCCGGGTCATCTGGCGCCGATGATTTATTACGATTTTTTGGAGACGAAACGGCCGAAGGGCATCCTGAAAATCATGGAACACAACGAAAAGGATATTTTGACCCTCGTTCCTTTATACACCCACCTCAGCTTCCAGCTGCTGGATCTCGATCCCCGGCAGACGGACGCGGAAAAATTGGCGGCGGGGCGCTGGTACGCCTCCTTGAAGGAAAGCGAGCGGGCCGTCCGGCTCCTGGAAGAGGCCGCCTTTGACGCAAAGGACGAAACCGATTTGTACGAACTGTCCCTCCAATACAAAAGGTTGGGGGAATACGGGAAGGCGATGGAAATCTGGGAATATTTGGCGGATGAGGGGGGCGGAAAACACAAAGTGCTGGCCGCCATTGAAGCCGCCAAATATTTGGAACATCAGAAAAAGGATGCGAAAGCCGCCCTGGCCCTCTGCCGCCGCATCGCTTCCGAGCTTGCCGGCGGCGGTCTGGATTCGGAGAAGTTCCGGGAAGATTTGGCCCGCCGCATTCTCCGTCTGGAAAAAAAGGCGGCGAAACAGGTACCGTAAGTTCCGATGGGAATGGCTGAAGGCGGATGTTTCGGGCGGAAACGGGCGGGATTTTCCGGGAGGGGGGTTCCGCCGCCGTTTTTGTTGCGGCTAGGATTTGCCGGACAGCTTCGTCATTTGGAAAGCGGGGACTTTTGCCGCCGTTTTTTTGCGGGGCAAAAGTTTTCGGCTAAAAAGGCGGCGGAAAAACGGCGGAAACGGAATGGGAGGACGGATCGGCCCCGGATGCGAAGGGGAATGACCGGGACGTCCGGCTCCGGCAGGGTGCGGCCCGCCGTACCGGGCGACCGGTCTTTAGCGGACGCACCGTTTGAAAAAGGCCGGAAACCGGGCGGCTGCGGGAAGGGCTCGCGCCGGCAAAAGGCGGGGAAAATAGGTCAATTCCTTAGTACAGGTTTCCGCCGCTCTTCATAGTGTATTAGTGTATAAACTCTTTCAGGAAAGGAGTTTGCGCGATGTCCCAATTTCCGCCCAATGTTTTGCGGCCGATCGTCTATCCGACGCAGCATTTTGTCAATACAAACCGATTCACCCATGTCGTCCCCCATATTCATCCCTCCCACACGACGACGGTGAACCGGCATTTTTTCAAACATGAACATCATTGCCCGCATACCCACTCCGTCGTCAACGAGGTTTGCCATCAGCACATCGATTGCTGCCATCGTCCGCCGATGTACCCGTTCTGACCGGAGAAAGGAATAGTGCCCGCGACAAAGACGGGCGCTATTTTTTTCCTTTGCGTGCTTTGGAATCGCCGGTTCCCGGTCCCTGATACGAATTGACAAAATCACCGTTTTTTGAAAAAATGTTAGTAATGAGTGTAGACATGACGGGGTGAAAACTGTGATTGCGAGCAAACTGCATCTTTCTGCCCAGGAAATATTGGAGAAGGAATTTAAAACGAGCATGCGCGGATACAATCAAAAGGAAGTCGACGAATTTTTAGATATTATTATTAAAGATTATGAAATCTTCCAGAAAGAATACGAGGAATTGTTAAAAGAGAATCAAAGGCTGAAAAAACAGTTGGAAGAAGCGAGGCGGCAATCGTATCCGTCTCCCGGGGTCACCAATTTTGACATTTTGAAGCGGCTGAGCAATTTGGAAAAGCATGTGTTCGGCGACAAGCTCAACGAATGAGTTCGGCAGGGATCAAAGGTTTCAGAACTTCGATACATACGCCGCGTTGCCTGTCAAGGATCATCCCTCCGCTTTTTAAATCCATCGCGGTCTTTTCCATGCCGGGGCCGGGTTCTCGGGAATTTTCCCACCATGGCCCCGTTTTTTTTCTTGGACGGAATTACTAGCACCAAGCAATGAAAGGATATTATTGATGATGGTTGGTGTTTATGCGTCTTGACTTAAATAAAAATTAGGATCTCGTTTAAATCTTCATTGTTTGACTTGTTCAGCGGAAAAGATATGGATGGGGCATAACTAACCTTTGGTGTTAGTTATGCCGTCCAAGTTTTTTTTGCCCGAAATCATCCCCCCTGGCGTCGGCGAATCCACCGGGATGGTCATGACTTTTCCCGTGGGGGTCTTCCATTTTTCCGTTCCTTTTCCCCCTATTTTTTGTAAATCGGATCCTATTTTCATTTTTTCACTCTTTTTATCTTTTTTTCCTTTAATATGGAAATTTTTCTTTTTTTGCCGATACATCATCAATGAACAATCTTCCCGTGGGGCCTTTCGCCCGCCGTTTCCGGTGACCGGTCTGCCGCCCGGATGAGGAAGGCCCTTTTATGCCTGAAACCGCCGAAAGGCCATTGATTCTGCCAGACATTTAGAGGGGGATCGGAATGCGCAAGTTCAAGGCTGTTCAGTTTCTCGCTGTTTCCTTGCTCTTGATCCAGCTGTTCATTCCGTACGCGCAGGCGGCGGAAGTCCAACCGGATCCGGAAATGTTCGAAGGTTTTGCCGGGAAACAGCCGGTATATGTATACGCAAGTCCGGCGAAAAATGCGAAAATCATCAAAACCTATGCTTACGGCGATAAAATCGCCTACCGGAATTTTTCGGCCGATTGGCATGCGACGGATGTCACGGTGAACGGCAAAGTGCAGACCGGCTATATTGCGGCTGGGGATGTGGGGCAGGCGGTGCCGGGCGCCAGAGGGATTGCCCTGAATGAGAAGACGAATATTTACAGCCAGCCGTCGGTAAATGCCAAAATATTGAAAACCTACCCGGCCGGGACGATCCTGAACTACCAGGCACACGATGCCGAATGGTTCCGGACGACGGTCGACGCCGGAGGAAAACGGCTCACCGGATATATTTACCGTCCCGATGTGGAAACGATTGTCACCCATCCGTCCGCCGGCAGCGGCTTCGCTGCAAAAATACCGACGAACGTGTATGCGTCGCCTTCGGCAAAAGCAAAGGTCATAAAAACCTATAAGCAAGGATCTCCGCTCCAATACCATACCTTTACTTCCCGATGGCATGAAGTCACGGTTGTGGTCAGCGGGAAGAAAATGACGGGCTATGTAAGCAAAGGGGATGTCGGGGATCGGAATACCCAGCTGAGCGGCTACGCCGTAAACAACGAAGCGGCCGTTTACAGCCAGCCTTCCGTCAAATCGCAGAAGTTGAAAACCTATAAAAAAGGAACCCTATTAAAATACAAAGTTTATAACGCCAGCTGGTTTCAAGCCGTCGTCTATGTAAATGGCAAGGCGAAAACGGGCTATATCCAGGCGAGTGACGTCGGAGCGGCGCCGACGCTGAAAGGTTTGTCCCTTAAGAACCCCACGAGGGTGTACAGCAAAATGTCCAGGAGTTCCAAAGTTTTAAAGGCATACGCTAAAGGGCTTGTTTTAACCTACAAACCGGTAAACAATGAATGGCACCAGGCGACGGTAACCGTCAACGGGAAGAAATATACCGGATACATCGCGGCGGGCGATGTGAAGACGATCATTCCGACGGGCGACACGAAGATCGTCAATCCCTACCAGGTCTATTCCTATAACGAAATGGTGCGGGACATCGAAAAATTGTATCTCGCGTATCCGGAACTCATTTCGTATAAAGTCATCGGAAAATCGGAGTACGGCCGGCCCATCTACGCCGTGGCCTTGGGCAAAGGGAAGGCTGCCGCCCTGATCCACGGTTCCCACCACGCGCGGGAATGGCTGACGACCAATTTGAACATGTATATGATCGAGCAATACGCGAAGGCCTATTATAAAAAGCAAAAAATCGGCGGCTTCAATGTGTACGACATTTTGAACGCCGCGACCATCTGGTTCATTCCGATGGTCAATCCGGACGGGGTGACCCTCCAACAGGAAGGTTTAAAGGCCTTCCCGAAAAGTTTGCATAAAAACCTGATCAAAATGAATAAAGGGAGCAAAAATTTCAAACGTTGGAAGGCGAATGCGAAGGGGGTCGACCTGAACCGGCAATACAATGCGGGATGGAAGACCATCAAGGGCAGCCCGAGCGGCCCGATGTACAAAAACTTTAAAGGGTATAAGCCGGAAAGCGCCGCGGAAGTCAAGGCCGTCTTGAAACTCGT
Coding sequences:
- a CDS encoding DEAD/DEAH box helicase, encoding MERKKDIGTFIEWFRNHEAFRENIVHWETIPEREAQYAPFPEALHPKLKEILEKRGIKRLYTHQKTAFEYAAAGTDVTIVTPTASGKSLCYHLPVLQKILSDPNARALYIFPTKALSNDQKSELNEWLDEGELPVHCHTYDGDTSPTVRQKIRKAGHIVITNPDMLHTGILPHHTKWISLFENLQYVVIDELHIYRGVFGSHTANVIRRLRRLCRFYGSDPTFICTSATIANPKELAEKLTEKPMKLIEENGAPASRKHFVFYNPPVVNKMMNIRKSLIAESTRIAGELLKNGIQTVIFARSRVMVELILTRLRKMMGDGAMGQRISGYRGGYLPSERRRIEKGLRSGDIIGVVSTNALELGVDIGQLKASVLTGFPGTIASAWQQAGRAGRRDGEAFILFVAGSSPLDQYIVRHPEYFFGKSPETARINPDNLIILADHIKCAAYELPFRKGEAFGGAEVEDLLDYLAEKKVLYPNGDKFYWMGDSFPAHNISLRSATQENVVIIERMEGNRTRVIGEMDTFSALTLLHEEAIYFHQGNQYQVEELDWPEKKAYVREVQVNYYTDAHLAVQLKVLESDRERKIPNASVFFGDVSVQAMATVFKKIKLETGENIGSGPIHLPEQILHTQSAWFSLDEPLTNRFEIEHMEEALEGISHALRHIVSVFIMCDPQDVHVVPQVKSTFNGKPTVFFYDHYPGGVGLSEQIYDQLEEIIEAAKSLVEGCPCENGCPSCIGAGFQSPKGKRDCLRLFSGLLGAGSGTGKEGTER
- a CDS encoding ribonuclease H-like domain-containing protein, producing the protein MSLKRKLSLYESYVVRKEHPPDAAEDVSAGQEGKNRSGSAALPAEAAPAGPKRREIPYMREWEAAGVRPYFSGDGYCLIRETSFPLDRQRGRYRFSDFFAAMAAWQEVSFDHPLSGKGYRPEQLFFFDIETTGLTTGAGNTIFLLGYAFFSGDRLILRQHFLPEPGQEIPLYESFLKSVDYRLLVTYNGKAFDWPQVKTQHALIREHLPKLPKFGHFDLYHGSRRLWKHRLDSVRLTDVERDVLGIEREEDVPGHLAPMIYYDFLETKRPKGILKIMEHNEKDILTLVPLYTHLSFQLLDLDPRQTDAEKLAAGRWYASLKESERAVRLLEEAAFDAKDETDLYELSLQYKRLGEYGKAMEIWEYLADEGGGKHKVLAAIEAAKYLEHQKKDAKAALALCRRIASELAGGGLDSEKFREDLARRILRLEKKAAKQVP
- a CDS encoding CotD family spore coat protein, with the translated sequence MSQFPPNVLRPIVYPTQHFVNTNRFTHVVPHIHPSHTTTVNRHFFKHEHHCPHTHSVVNEVCHQHIDCCHRPPMYPF
- the gpsB gene encoding cell division regulator GpsB, encoding MIASKLHLSAQEILEKEFKTSMRGYNQKEVDEFLDIIIKDYEIFQKEYEELLKENQRLKKQLEEARRQSYPSPGVTNFDILKRLSNLEKHVFGDKLNE
- a CDS encoding M14 family zinc carboxypeptidase, which produces MRKFKAVQFLAVSLLLIQLFIPYAQAAEVQPDPEMFEGFAGKQPVYVYASPAKNAKIIKTYAYGDKIAYRNFSADWHATDVTVNGKVQTGYIAAGDVGQAVPGARGIALNEKTNIYSQPSVNAKILKTYPAGTILNYQAHDAEWFRTTVDAGGKRLTGYIYRPDVETIVTHPSAGSGFAAKIPTNVYASPSAKAKVIKTYKQGSPLQYHTFTSRWHEVTVVVSGKKMTGYVSKGDVGDRNTQLSGYAVNNEAAVYSQPSVKSQKLKTYKKGTLLKYKVYNASWFQAVVYVNGKAKTGYIQASDVGAAPTLKGLSLKNPTRVYSKMSRSSKVLKAYAKGLVLTYKPVNNEWHQATVTVNGKKYTGYIAAGDVKTIIPTGDTKIVNPYQVYSYNEMVRDIEKLYLAYPELISYKVIGKSEYGRPIYAVALGKGKAAALIHGSHHAREWLTTNLNMYMIEQYAKAYYKKQKIGGFNVYDILNAATIWFIPMVNPDGVTLQQEGLKAFPKSLHKNLIKMNKGSKNFKRWKANAKGVDLNRQYNAGWKTIKGSPSGPMYKNFKGYKPESAAEVKAVLKLVREVDPEMAVAYHSSGKIIYWNYLQTGARYKRDHEYAKKLRSLTGYRLVYPKGVPSGGGFTDWFIQAKKRPGFTIEICKYVYETNPPVSEFKHVWKENQAVGLYVARESAKLAKK